TACACCCGTCATTGGCATGAATCTAGGTTCAGTACCAGAAGTCATAGCCCACGGTAAAACTGGTTTTGTATGTGGTTGCCTCGAACAAATGATTGAAGTCATTCCGGATGCGATGAAACTAGACCGTCAAACTTGTCGGGAATATGTTGTTAGTCGCTTTAGCGTTGAAACAATGACCGATCAATATGAAAGGGCTTACGAAATGGTACTTGCTCAAATCTAAGATTGGCTAGGAATAATTTTAGTAGTTTAATTCAATTACGGGGTAGGCTGTTCAGCCTACCTTGAAATATAATTAGACAAAATTACCGTCCTAGCTAAACTAGCGCATGATTTTGGAAAAAAGTATTATTTTTTAAAATTTAAACTAATAAATTTATAATAAATATTTATAGTTATCGCATTCTGTTCATATTGGTGTCATATTAAGTCCGGATAATCACTTTGTATTCTCATTGCCATGCTCTCAAGGAAATGTATTTGACCATTGCAATTATTAAGTAATACCCCAAATACCCCAATTACCAATTACCCATTACCTTTAAAGTTAATTGCTCAAAAATTCAAAAAGTAAATCAAAATAACGAAAAAAAGTTCCTGTATTTTGTGTTTATCTACGCAAATTTTTAATTCACATTAGAATTATAAAGATTTAATAATCTAACTTTGATGTGTTTCTATCCACTAGCTAAATGTGATTATCATTTATCTTTGGTAACAAAGCTCACAAAGTTTTGCTAGAGCGTCTTTTTTCCTGTTGACGCTGAACTGACCTAAAAAAATGTAGATTTGTACACGGAATACTGGCTGATGACACCGGATATATTGATGACACCGGAGAGGATTTTCCTGGACGGAAAAACTTTTGTCCCCGCAGAGTTACTACCTATACCTGAATGGCCTTGTGTAATTAGTGAAAGACCACAGTTAACACTTACGGTTAAAGATGACGACTTATTTTTAGTTACAGATACTCTAGGTAATCTTTCTGCATGTTCACTCGCTGATGGCAACCCTAGTATGGGGCTATTTTGTGCTGATACGCGCTTTTTGAGCCGTTTAGAGTTGCAAATTGACGGGCGATCGCCTGTTTTGTTAAGTAGTACTGCTGATAAAGGTTTTTCACTGTCAGTTTTATGTACTAATCCGAGAGTTGATGATCGCCTCCAAGCTGATACAGTGGGAATTCGCCGAGAAATAGTGCTAAATGGCGCCCTGTTTGAAGAATTAGAAGTATCTAATTATAGTACAAGTACAATCAATTTTGAACTTAGTATCAGCTTTGATGCTGATTTTGTAGATTTATTTGAAGTTAGAGGCTTTGGCAGAGAAAAGCAAGGCAAGCTTTTACGTCTCGTAGAGCCGACATTTATAGAAGACACGGTAGTTTCTCTGGATGGTGCTTCGCCTCCCAAACTTCACCCTGCTATACCTACTGACAAATCTTTAACACTGGCTTACCAGGGTGTAGATGGCTTGGTAATGGAATCTCGCATAAATTTTCAGCATCGGCTACCAGACTACTTCAAAGGTTACACAGCAATTTGGCAGTTAGAGTTAGCATCCCATGAGAAGCAAAAATTGGGCTATCGAGTGAATATGCTCACCAATTATAAGCCCAGTTCTACTGTTAGCGCTCCTGTAACCTTGAGTCAAGCAAAAGCTGCTGAGACAATGGAAGAGCAAAACTGGGTGCAAGAAATTACACGTATTCGCACAGATGAAAAAGGTGCTGTCAATCGTGTAATTGAACGGGCCGAGGAAGATATGTATTTGTTGCGTCAGTCTTTTGGTAAATATAAGACTGTTTCGGCGGGAGTACCTTGGTTTTCAGCACTATTCGGGCGGGATTCTATCATTACAGCTTCCCAAACCTTGATGTTAAATCCCCAAATTGCTAAAGAAACTCTGATTCTCCTGTCTCAATACCAAGGTAAAGTCGAGGATGAGTGGCGCGAAGAGGAACCAGGTAAGATTCTACACGAGCTACGGTTAGGAGAATTAGCTAGATGCCAGGAAATTCCCCATACTCCTTACTACGGTACTGTTGATGCTACTCCTCTGTGGTTGATGCTATACACCGAGTACTATGCATGGACACATGATACAGAAACTCTAGAAAATCTGTGGTCGAATGCATTGGCGGCGATGGAGTGGATTGATCGCAACATGAAAGCCACTGGCTACCTCAGCTATCAACGTAAATCTAGACGTGGTTTAGCTAACCAAGGTTGGAAAGATTCTGGTGATTGTATTGTCAATCGTAAAGGTGAATTAGCTAACGGAGCGATCGCTCTTTGTGAAGTGCAAGGTTACGTCTATGCAGCTAAAATGCGCTTGGCAGAAATTGCTAGAATGAAGAAGCGGCTGGATTTATCAGATCGTTGGCAGGAAGAAGCCAGAAATCTGAAGCTGCGGTTCAACAGAGATTTTTGGATGGAAGACCAAGATTTCTGTGCTTTAGCTTTAGATGGAGATGGTAAACAGGTAGACAGTATTACTTCAAATCCTGGGCATTGTCTACACTTGGGTATTTTTACACCAGAAAAAGCTTATAGTGTGGCAGAGCGACTGCGCGCACCTGATATGTTTAATGGTTGGGGTATTCGCACCCTTAGCAGTTTGTCACCTGCTTACAATCCGATGGGATATCACATCGGTTCTGTATGGCCCCATGATAATTCTTTGATTGCGATGGGATTGCGATCGCTTGGTTTAGTTGATCAAGCCTTGGAACTTTTTGAGGGTTTATTCGACATGACTAAAAAGCAGCCCTATCATCGCCCTCCAGAATTATTTTGCGGTTTCGAGCGCATCAGTGATGACAGTTCCCCTGTACAGTATCCTGTGGCTTGTACACCCCAAGCTTGGGCTACTGGCAGTATTTTTCAGCTGCTGCATATGATGGTGAATCTAGTCCCAGATGCACCAAATAACTGCTTACGAATCATCGACCCCGCTTTGCCTGAGTCAATTAATCGCCTATCGCTGCATAACCTGCGAGTCGGCCCTACCATCCTTGATTTAGAATTCGAGCGTTCCGGTAATACCACAGCTTGCCGTGTTGCTAAGAAACGCGGAAACCTCCGAGTAGTAATCGAAGCCTAATTGAAGGATGAAGTATGAAGGGTGAAGTATGAAGTGTGAAGTGTTAATTTCAATCTTTACATTCTTGAGTTTTTATCCTTCATCCTTCATCCTTGAGTTTTTATCATTCATCCTTCAGCCTTCTTCTTGGGTTTCGCTTTTTTGTCCTGGTGAAGATTCGTAAAGGGCATCAAGTTGTTGACGGGCATCATCGACGTTGATCGAACGCATTACTAACAAGGGTTCTTTGATGATGTTGCCAGAATCATCTAATAATTCTGGATGAGGTGTAAATGCTCTTCTAGATGCTACATAGGGATAGTTACCTTGATTTGCCATTGACGAGTACCTCGCTGGATAACTCCGGTCTCGATCAAAGCTGAACATGATTAAATTGCGAATTAAATTCGCAACAGCTATACAAGCAAGAATTGTAAAAGCCAGAATGTAAAGCAGATGTAACATCGGATTTTCCTCCAGAGGCAAAATTTTTAAAAGCATTTATAACAATGATTTGTTCTGCCTAGTTTGAATTGAAAACTATGGCAAATAGGAAAAACTCTGTTCTTACGCCTATATTTGCGGTTTTAATCTGGGAATCAAAAAGCGCTGTATAATAAATTACATGGTTCTCTTAAGTCAGAAATCCTATCAAGGGTTTGATTCGCTTCAAGAATTTATCTGTTATCTTGCTGTTGTGAGCTTGGGTTTTCAGTGCGGAAATACATCGCTACCTTCCAGCATTCTGATAACAATTGATGCCAAGGCATTAAGGTTGCCATATCAATTCCAACTTGTCCTTCTGTTGCAGTAAACAGCATCTTGGCTGTATTCACCTCTTCTTGAGCTTGCTTAACTCGCTCTAGCAAAGCAGATTGCTCTTGAGTGCTCATAAAATTAAGTTGCTCTGTTTCTAGAAAATCACGTGATCGCACAAACCAATACTGAAAATCATCCAGTAGTGGTTGCAAAATTGTCTTGAGCAACTCAGGCTCTGATAAGTTTGAGTCTCGCATAATTGACAAGCATATTTCTAACTTTCTTACTAATATTAACGCTATTTACGATTCTTAACATTAAAAAGATGCTTATTATACCATTATCTCTCAAAAAAATGTGTTTTGTGCTACTTATTAATATTATATATATATTCAATATTATTTGTACCTATCCTCAAGGTAGATTCAAGCAAAGTATTTAAATATTTCTTAAGTCTTTAGGGAAAATAGAAATAACATTAAGTAATAACGATCAAAAACATAGCATCTTCAATTTATATAAAAAATTATCTATGAATTGGGGATGACGGATCGGGGATCAGGGATAAGGTATTGGTGATCGGGAATTATTTAATTATTATTTTTCTTGATTCCCTCATCTCTAATTAATTCCCCAAGCCCGATCCCCAATCCCTGATCCCCGAACCCTAATTTCTCAAGGTCGCTAATATATATGTCAGTCGCAAATTACTCATAAACCATCACTTCGCTAATGGATCAGCAGCCAATGTCGCCTTCTGAACGATCTAGTCCATCAGAACAGCCAGAGAAAAAAATTTATTTACCGCGTACAAACGAATCAGAAAACTTAAAAAAAATTCGTCACACTACATCCCACGTGATGGCAATGGCAGTGCAAAAGCTGTTTCCCAAGGCGCAAGTTACCATTGGCCCGTGGATTGAAAATGGCTTTTACTACGATTTTGATAATCCGGAGCCTTTTACTGATAAGGATCTCAAAGCCATCAAAAAAGAGATGGATAAGATTATTAATCGTAAACTACCAGTTATCCGGGAAGAAGTTAGTCGAGAAGAAGCTGAACGTCGGATTAAGGAAATTCACGAACCTTATAAGTTAGAAATCCTGGCGGATATTAAAGAAGAACCGATTACAATCTATCACTTGGGCAATGAATGGTGGGATTTGTGCGCCGGACCACACCTAGAAAATACCAAGGAATTAAATCCAAAAGCCATTGAATTAGAAAGTGTTGCTGGTGCTTACTGGCGTGGAGACGAAACCAAAGCACAGCTACAACGCATCTATGGTACTGCATGGGAAAGCCCAGAACAACTAGCAGAGTACAAGCGGCGTAAAGAAGAAGCACTACGACGTGATCACCGCAAACTGGGTAAGGAACTGGGATTATTTATCTTTTCCGATTTAGTAGGACCAGGATTACCATTATGGACACCCAAAGGAACCCTACTGCGGAGTCTTTTAGAAGACTTCCTCAAGCAAGAACAAATAAAACGTGGTTATCAACCAGTTGTCACTCCTCACATCGGTAGAGTCGACTTATTTAAAACCTCTGGCCATTGGCAGAAGTATAAAGAAGACTTATTCCCGATGATGGCAGAAAACGAAGATGCAGCCGCCCATGAGCAAGGCTTTGTTCTCAAAGCCATGAATTGTCCTTTTCACATCCAAATATATAAGAGCGAGTTGCGTTCTTATCGCGAGTTACCGATACGGTTGGCGGAATTTGGCACTGTCTACCGCTTCGAGCAATCTGGGGAATTGGGTGGTTTAACGCGAGTGCGGGGCTTTACTCAGGACGATGCTCACATATTTGTTACCCCGGAGCAGCTAGACAGCGAGTTCCTCAACGTGGTGGATTTGATCTTGTCTGTGATTAAAACTCTCAAACTTGATCAGAACTTTCAAGCACGGCTGAGTTTTCGCGATCCAGCTAGCGATAAATACATAGGTTCTGATGAAGCTTGGGACAAAGCCGAAAGCGCCATTCGTCGCGCTGTCGAAACTTTAGGAATGGATCACTTTGAGGGAATTGGTGAGGCTGCTTTCTACGGCCCTAAACTAGATTTTATCGTCCGTGATGCTTTGGAGAGAGAATGGCAGTTGGGAACGGTGCAAGTCGATTATAACTTGCCAGAAAGATTTGATTTAGAGTACGTCGCTGAAGATGGTTCTCGTAAACGTCCAGTGATGATTCACCGTGCGCCTTTCGGTTCTCTAGAAAGACTCATTGGCATCTTAATCGAAGAATACGCTGGAGATTTCCCTTTGTGGTTAGCGCCAGTACAAGCAAGATTACTACCAGTTAGTGAAGTGCAACTCGATTTTGCCAAAGAAGTAGCAGCAAAAATGAGAGCGTTAGGTATTCGAGCAGAAGTGGATACCAGTGG
Above is a genomic segment from Fischerella sp. JS2 containing:
- a CDS encoding DUF2973 domain-containing protein — its product is MLHLLYILAFTILACIAVANLIRNLIMFSFDRDRSYPARYSSMANQGNYPYVASRRAFTPHPELLDDSGNIIKEPLLVMRSINVDDARQQLDALYESSPGQKSETQEEG
- the thrS gene encoding threonine--tRNA ligase codes for the protein MDQQPMSPSERSSPSEQPEKKIYLPRTNESENLKKIRHTTSHVMAMAVQKLFPKAQVTIGPWIENGFYYDFDNPEPFTDKDLKAIKKEMDKIINRKLPVIREEVSREEAERRIKEIHEPYKLEILADIKEEPITIYHLGNEWWDLCAGPHLENTKELNPKAIELESVAGAYWRGDETKAQLQRIYGTAWESPEQLAEYKRRKEEALRRDHRKLGKELGLFIFSDLVGPGLPLWTPKGTLLRSLLEDFLKQEQIKRGYQPVVTPHIGRVDLFKTSGHWQKYKEDLFPMMAENEDAAAHEQGFVLKAMNCPFHIQIYKSELRSYRELPIRLAEFGTVYRFEQSGELGGLTRVRGFTQDDAHIFVTPEQLDSEFLNVVDLILSVIKTLKLDQNFQARLSFRDPASDKYIGSDEAWDKAESAIRRAVETLGMDHFEGIGEAAFYGPKLDFIVRDALEREWQLGTVQVDYNLPERFDLEYVAEDGSRKRPVMIHRAPFGSLERLIGILIEEYAGDFPLWLAPVQARLLPVSEVQLDFAKEVAAKMRALGIRAEVDTSGDRLGKLIRNAEKEKIPVMAVIGAKEVETNSLSIRTRANGELGAMPVDEVLDKIKEAIANFENF
- a CDS encoding amylo-alpha-1,6-glucosidase: MTPDILMTPERIFLDGKTFVPAELLPIPEWPCVISERPQLTLTVKDDDLFLVTDTLGNLSACSLADGNPSMGLFCADTRFLSRLELQIDGRSPVLLSSTADKGFSLSVLCTNPRVDDRLQADTVGIRREIVLNGALFEELEVSNYSTSTINFELSISFDADFVDLFEVRGFGREKQGKLLRLVEPTFIEDTVVSLDGASPPKLHPAIPTDKSLTLAYQGVDGLVMESRINFQHRLPDYFKGYTAIWQLELASHEKQKLGYRVNMLTNYKPSSTVSAPVTLSQAKAAETMEEQNWVQEITRIRTDEKGAVNRVIERAEEDMYLLRQSFGKYKTVSAGVPWFSALFGRDSIITASQTLMLNPQIAKETLILLSQYQGKVEDEWREEEPGKILHELRLGELARCQEIPHTPYYGTVDATPLWLMLYTEYYAWTHDTETLENLWSNALAAMEWIDRNMKATGYLSYQRKSRRGLANQGWKDSGDCIVNRKGELANGAIALCEVQGYVYAAKMRLAEIARMKKRLDLSDRWQEEARNLKLRFNRDFWMEDQDFCALALDGDGKQVDSITSNPGHCLHLGIFTPEKAYSVAERLRAPDMFNGWGIRTLSSLSPAYNPMGYHIGSVWPHDNSLIAMGLRSLGLVDQALELFEGLFDMTKKQPYHRPPELFCGFERISDDSSPVQYPVACTPQAWATGSIFQLLHMMVNLVPDAPNNCLRIIDPALPESINRLSLHNLRVGPTILDLEFERSGNTTACRVAKKRGNLRVVIEA
- a CDS encoding DUF2605 domain-containing protein — its product is MRDSNLSEPELLKTILQPLLDDFQYWFVRSRDFLETEQLNFMSTQEQSALLERVKQAQEEVNTAKMLFTATEGQVGIDMATLMPWHQLLSECWKVAMYFRTENPSSQQQDNR